In a single window of the Acidobacteriota bacterium genome:
- a CDS encoding universal stress protein, producing the protein MRIIIAIDGTDYGKAALERLCQLGLGNTDEIRVVSVIDMAMPMAIDIYGGYLPDTSDLEKTAKDNADKYVNEAVAKLGSVFSGDGVRVSSDVLFGTPESRIVELAEEWKADLIVVGSHGYRRWERILLGSVSNSIVHHAPCSVMVVRRSDSD; encoded by the coding sequence ATGAGGATCATTATAGCGATCGATGGAACAGATTACGGCAAAGCAGCCCTTGAGAGGTTGTGCCAGCTTGGCCTTGGGAATACAGATGAGATACGCGTCGTCAGCGTTATTGACATGGCGATGCCTATGGCCATAGATATCTATGGAGGGTACCTGCCCGACACTTCTGACCTTGAGAAAACGGCGAAGGACAATGCCGATAAGTATGTAAATGAAGCGGTCGCAAAACTCGGATCCGTATTTTCGGGTGATGGCGTGAGAGTTTCCAGCGACGTGCTTTTTGGGACCCCCGAAAGCAGGATCGTGGAATTGGCAGAAGAATGGAAAGCGGATCTCATTGTAGTTGGCTCACATGGTTACAGGCGGTGGGAGCGCATTCTTTTGGGATCCGTTTCTAATTCTATAGTCCACCACGCTCCATGCTCTGTGATGGTCGTCCGGCGCTCAGATTCTGATTAG
- a CDS encoding DUF402 domain-containing protein, which yields MSRKFTVESVRFNGEKKRSWSCGLLHEDHDSLILEGTFASDVEHRDLGTILKGTRSVEYFPAGKWYSVFVFYLPDGQLRNFYCNISLPIKILGNRIEMVDLDIDIAVWPDGRVQMLDEDEYAENIERLLYPEYVILGVDSAVRELLELISARAWIFSVLPAED from the coding sequence TTGTCTCGAAAGTTCACAGTCGAGTCGGTCCGTTTTAACGGAGAAAAGAAACGCTCTTGGTCGTGCGGACTTTTGCACGAGGATCACGATTCATTGATCCTTGAAGGCACTTTCGCATCCGACGTCGAACATCGCGATCTTGGCACTATATTAAAGGGAACGCGTTCGGTCGAGTATTTCCCTGCCGGCAAGTGGTACAGCGTTTTTGTTTTCTATCTTCCTGATGGGCAGCTGCGAAATTTCTACTGCAATATCAGCTTACCAATTAAGATACTTGGAAACCGGATCGAGATGGTCGATCTGGACATAGACATCGCCGTTTGGCCTGACGGCCGTGTCCAAATGCTGGACGAGGATGAGTACGCAGAAAATATTGAAAGGCTTTTGTATCCGGAGTACGTGATACTGGGCGTTGATAGCGCGGTCCGCGAACTACTCGAACTGATCTCTGCTCGAGCTTGGATATTTTCTGTCCTGCCTGCTGAGGATTGA